In Biomphalaria glabrata chromosome 11, xgBioGlab47.1, whole genome shotgun sequence, the following proteins share a genomic window:
- the LOC106058497 gene encoding uncharacterized protein LOC106058497, producing the protein MNSSSRSKESFRGFKSLSFRHKGNNKIVKSHSCRSFRKPPTETYTNIIADDSGRNVISEVYGNSSCQTLPPESHIPTRLSALDWARWKFSLFRDSLKKRNNDRFIEKDFEYKECDDNADCYDTPKDCQGIHKSESGVNEYSNTLCKEKSQSADNVNKKTTRQHTLAGRFHIVRWIASKVLKLRRHASKRPRVTRSNYEMARPIEESDSVSMTSSNADPVYMDPVLAFPDQCSPENVVEVHRESNPYFELEPEQQYETVTIDSDSKPALSLTKNAAPSQYAKLGEHNKVCDGNIYGELSPGC; encoded by the coding sequence atgAACTCTTCTAGCAGGAGCAAAGAGAGCTTCAGGGGATTTAAATCGTTGTCTTTTCGACACAAGGGAAATAATAAGATTGTAAAGTCTCATTCATGCAGGAGTTTTAGAAAACCACCCACAGAAACGTACACAAACATCATCGCCGACGATTCCGGCCGGAATGTCATATCGGAAGTTTACGGCAATTCCAGTTGTCAAACTTTGCCCCCGGAAAGTCACATCCCCACAAGGCTTTCCGCACTTGATTGGGCGAGATGGAAATTCTCACTTTTTCGTGATTCGCTAAAGAAGCGGAATAATGACCGATTTATAGAGAAAGATTTCGAGTACAAAGAGTGTGATGACAACGCCGATTGTTATGATACTCCAAAAGACTGTCAGGGTATACACAAGTCTGAGAGTGGCGTGAATGAATATTCAAACACTCTTTGTAAAGAGAAGTCTCAAAGCGCTGACAATGTCAACAAAAAGACCACCCGTCAGCACACACTCGCTGGCCGATTTCATATAGTTCGCTGGATAGCGTCGAAAGTGTTGAAACTTCGGCGTCATGCCTCTAAAAGGCCGAGAGTTACCAGAAGTAATTACGAAATGGCCCGCCCCATAGAGGAGTCAGACAGCGTGTCCATGACATCAAGTAACGCTGACCCCGTGTACATGGACCCTGTCCTCGCCTTCCCTGACCAGTGCAGTCCGGAGAATGTCGTTGAGGTCCACAGAGAATCGAACCCGTATTTTGAGCTTGAGCCAGAGCAGCAATACGAGACCGTGACCATTGATTCTGATTCGAAGCCTGCGTTGTCATTAACTAAGAACGCGGCACCGAGTCAGTACGCCAAGCTAGGAGAACATAACAAGGTCTGTGATGGAAATATTTATGGCGAGTTGTCTCCAGGATGCTAA